A stretch of Oncorhynchus mykiss isolate Arlee chromosome 12, USDA_OmykA_1.1, whole genome shotgun sequence DNA encodes these proteins:
- the LOC110537762 gene encoding heat shock 70 kDa protein 4, whose translation MSVVGIDLGFQSCYVAVARAGGIETVANEYSDRSTPACVSFGPRNRSIGAAAKGQVVTNCKNTVQGFKRFHGRAFSDPYVQSAKSSLVYDLAQLPSGSTGIKVMYMEEEKVFSIEQVTAMLLTKLKETAETAMKKPVADCVISVPSFYTDAERRSVIDAAQIAGLNCLRLMNETTAVTLAYGIYKQDLPAPEEKPRNVVFVDLGHSGYQVSICAFNKGKLKMLASASDAALGGKDFDEVLVNHFCEEFGKKYKLDVKTKPRALVRLYQECEKLKKLMSANSSDLPLNIECFMNDIDVTGKLNRGHFEEMCAGLLAKVEAPLRSVMEQAKLKKEDLYAVEIVGGASRIPAVKERVCKFFGKELSMTLNADEAVARGCALQCAILSPAFKVREFSITDVVPYPISLKWNSAAEEGLSDCEVFPKNHAAPFSKVLTFYRREPFSLEAYYNNPKELPYPDPSIGQFVVQKVVPQANGESSKVKVKVRVNVHGVFSVSSASLVEVLKPTEGEEPMETDLTGKEDESKMQTDQDEKAQGDGQKDNADKKSETEEMETSEDGKEKNQASSAKKPKVKTKTVELPIENSLRWQLTNDTVNLFVENEGKMIMQDKLEKERNDAKNNVEEYVYDMRDKLHGLLEKFVSESDRDTFSLRLEDTENWLYEDGEDQQKQVYIDKLAELKKLGQPIRERYNEAEERPKAFDELGKHIQQFMKIVEAYKTKEEQYEHLDELEMLKVDKQVNDAMIWMNSKMNAQSKHNLTQEPAVKVREIQAKTKELDSACNPIVSKPKPKVEVPKDEKAEQNGPVNGQEGTEAQPGSPEKGAAGGTVAPESAEGNKLPEMDID comes from the exons AGCATGTGTGTCCTTTGGACCACGTAATCGTTCAATAGGAGCGGCAGCCAAAGGCCAG gTTGTAACAAATTGTAAGAACACTGTTCAAGGGTTCAAGCGATTCCATGGCAGGGCATTTTCAGACCCCTATGTCCAGTCAGCAAAATCTAGCCTGGTTTACGACCTGGCCCAGTTGCCTTCTGGGTCGACCGGGATCAAG GTGatgtacatggaggaggagaaAGTCTTCAGCATTGAACAAGTCACTGCCATGCTGCTGACCAAACTGAAGGAGACTGCTGAGACCGCAATGAAGAAACCTGTGGCTGATTGTGTTATCTCT GTCCCCAGCTTCTACACTGACGCAGAGAGGAGGTCCGTTATAGATGCTGCTCAGATTGCAGGACTCAACTGCCTACGACTTATGAATGAGACCACTGCAG TTACACTGGCATATGGGATCTATAAACAAGATCTCCCTGCCCCTGAGGAAAAGCCAAGAAATGTGGTGTTTGTAGATTTGGGCCATTCTGGTTATCAGGTCTCCATCTGTGCCTTCAACAAAGGAAAGCTCAAA ATGCTAGCTTCTGCGTCTGACGCAGCATTGGGTGGCAAAGACTTTGACGAGGTGTTGGTGAACCATTTCTGTGAGGAGTTTGGCAAGAAGTACAAGCTGGATGTGAAAACCAAGCCCAGAGCCCTGGTTCGTCTCTACCAGGAGTGTGAGAAGCTCAAGAAGCTGATGAGCGCCAATTCCTCTGATCTGCCACTCAACATTGAGTGCTTCATGAATGACATTGACGTCACTGGGAAACTTAACAG AGGCCACTTTGAGGAGATGTGTGCAGGGCTTCTGGCCAAAGTGGAGGCTCCCCTGCGCAGCGTCATGGAACAAGCCA AGCTGAAGAAGGAAGACCTCTATGCTGTGGAAATAGTGGGCGGTGCCTCCAGGATCCCAGCCGTCAAAGAAAGAGTTTGCAAATTCTTTGGAAAAGAACTGAGCATGACTTTAAATGCAGACGAGGCTGTTGCAAGAGGATGTGCACTGCAG TGTGCTATCCTGTCCCCCGCCTTCAAAGTCAGAGAGTTTTCCATCACTGATGTTGTGCCCTATCCCATCTCCTTGAAGTggaactctgctgcagaggagggGTTAAG TGATTGCGAGGTATTCCCAAAGAACCATGCAGCACCCTTCTCCAAAGTGTTGACGTTCTACCGGAGAGAGCCCTTCTCCTTGGAGGCCTACTACAACAACCCTAAAGAGCTGCCGTACCCAGACCCCTCAATAG GTCAGTTCGTGGTCCAGAAAGTGGTTCCCCAGGCGAATGGTGAAAGCTCAAAGGTTAAGGTGAAAGTTAGGGTGAATGTCCACGGTGTCTTCAGCGTGTCCAGTGCCTCCTTAGTGGAGGTCCTGAAACCTACTGAGGGAGAGGAGCCCATGGAGACAGACCTTACTGGGAAGGAAGACGAG AGTAAGATGCAGACTGACCAAGATGAGAAAGCCCAAGGTGATGGACAGAAAGACAATGCTGACAAGAAGTCTGAGACTGAGGAAATGGAG aCGTCAGAGGATGGAAAAGAGAAGAATCAAGCTTCATCAGCAAAGAAACCAAAAGTGAAAACGAAGACTGTCGAGCTCCCAATAGAAAACAGCCTGCGCTGGCAACTAACCAACGACACAGTCAATCTGTTTGTGGAGAATGAG GGTAAGATGATTATGCAGGACAAGCTGGAGAAGGAGCGGAACGATGCCAAGAACAACGTAGAAGAGTACGTCTATGATATGAGAGACAAACTGCATGGATTGTTGGAGAAGTTTGTCAGTGAATCT GACAGAGACACCTTTTCGTTAAGACTTGAGGACACCGAGAACTGGTTGTATGAAGACGGCGAGGACCAACAGAAACAAGTGTACATCGACAAACTGGCTGAATTAAAG AAACTTGGGCAGCCCATCCGGGAAAGATACAATGAGGCTGAGGAAAGGCCAAAAGCATTCGATGAACTCGGAAAGCATATCCAACAGTTCATGAAGATTGTAGAAGCTTACAAAACAAAG GAGGAGCAGTATGAGCATTTGGATGAGTTGGAGATGTTGAAGGTGGATAAGCAGGTGAACGATGCCATGATCTGGATGAACAGCAAAATGAACGCGCAGAGCAAACACAATCTTACCCAGGAGCCTGCTGTCAAAGTCAGAGAGATTCAGGCAAAAACAAAG GAGCTTGACTCGGCTTGCAACCCAATCGTGTCAAAACCCAAACCTAAAGTGGAGGTCCCCAAGGATGAGAAGGCAGAGCAGAATGGGCCAGTAAATGGACAGGAGGGCACAGAGGCCCAGCCAGGCAGCCCAGAGAAGGGTGCAGCAGGGGGCACGGTGGCTCCTGAATCTGCAGAGGGCAACAAACTGCCAGAGATGGACATTGACTAA
- the endou2 gene encoding poly(U)-specific endoribonuclease-B has protein sequence MLVKICAFKRASSTRTNSATGLNPLSCPKPTDHFSLYAGEQAKAEQEEPDQVSCSLQSKEGPTSHIMIEADRELSTMVQDIWDKDVNRLKPGTDYRISLQGKAGPVNADMNDEMSDDNDGAGYPLFSFVDERIFKKESFLAFISLLDNYESDTGEPEIVTPEEEAENHKFLDCMLRTPTMKIAHKYLVEKQLSPEGLPEFKMQLYRIWFELYARRGASKPDSSGFEHVFVGETRGGRTVIGFHNWIQLYLQEKLGHIDYKGYSVNANSPQPDENKHILALQFSWKNGIKPKGSIFVGVSPEFEFALYTLCFLVSPNERVKVFFSIYEVDIVCHHYNQKHIGTTYPVLVKYQNEPKKQ, from the exons ATGTTAGTAAAGATTTGTGCTTTCAAACGGGCCAGTTCCACACGCACAAATTCGGCCACAGGACTGAATCCCCTTAGCTGCCCCAAACCCACAGACCACTTCTCTTTATACGCCGGTGAGCAGGCCAAAGCTGAACAAG AGGAACCTGACCAAGTCAGCTGTAGCCTGCAGAGTAAAGAGGGACCAACCAGTCACATCATGATTGAAGCTGACCGAGAGCTATCAACCATGGTGCAGGATATATGGGATAAAGATGTCAACAGACTGAAACCAGGGACAGACTACCGGATCTCTCTGCAG GGGAAAGCTGGGCCTGTGAATGCTGACATGAATGATGAAATGAGTGATGACAATGATGGAGCCGGATATCCTCTGTTCTCATTTGTCGATGAACGAATTTTCAAAAAGGAGTCTTTCTTAG CCTTTATCTCTCTACTGGATAACTATGAAAGTGATACAGGTGAGCCTGAGATTGTAACCCCAGAGGAGGAAGCAGAAAACCACAAGTTTCTGGACTGCATGCTTCGAACGCCCACCATGAAG ATTGCACATAAGTACCTAGTAGAGAAACAGCTCTCCCCAGAGGGATTACCGGAATTCAAGATGCAGCTCTACCGTATCTGGTTTGAGCTGTACGCCAGACGAGGAGCTAGCAA GCCAGACTCCTCAGGGTTTGAGCATGTCTTTGTCGGAGAGACCAGAGGAGGCCGCACAGTCATCGGCTTTCATAACTGGATTCAGTTGTATTTGCAAGAAAAGCTGGGACACATTGATTACAAAGGCTACAGTGTGAACGCAAATTCCCCCCAG CCTGACGAGAACAAGCATATCCTGGCACTACAGTTCAGTTGGAAGAATGGTATTAAACCCAAAGGCAGCATCTTCGTTGGTGTCAGTCCTGAATTTGAGTTTGCCCTTTATACCCTGTGTTTCCTGGTCTCACCCAATGAGCGTGTCAAAGTGTTCTTCAGTATCTATGAGGTGGATATTGTCTGTCACCACTACAACCAGAAGCATATTGGCACAACTTACCCTGTTCTTGTGAAATATCAAAATGAAccaaaaaaacaataa
- the LOC110537763 gene encoding E3 ubiquitin-protein ligase RNF14, whose product MSEDQEAQEDELLALASIYDEEEFHRAKSAQGGEIQLCLELPPSFKLIVDGNKQTEYDISFLPPLVLNFELPADYPSSSSPVYTLSSKWLSRDQMTSLCKRLDGLWEENQGCVVLFTWIQFLKEEAFAFLDVKSPLEVVKGGNAPVEWKRSEAGVKRAGSLTGEKDKLEPLLELDPRAVLVVDPRTDILPQLLDFDEAQRQKVFDAKAFCCGICFMEKLGSGCLCFKECQHVYCKTCMTEYFQIQIRDGNVQCLNCPEPKCTSLATPSQVKLLVGEELFARYDRLLLQSSLDLMADVVYCPRQSCCQAVMVEPDTTMGICPACQYAFCTLCKRGYHGLSHCKVTADELRGLRDEYISASAEGKKFMEQRFGKRVIQRAVEESFSRDWLNENCKGCPRCGTNIQKVDGCNKMTCTSCKQYFCWLCLGQLTRVNPYSHFNNPSSPCFNQLFQGVDIDEDDAFWSDEED is encoded by the exons ATGTCGGAGGACCAGGAAGCCCAGGAGGATGAGTTGCTTGCTCTAGCGAGTATTTACGATGAAGAGGAGTTTCACAGAGCCAAATCTGCACAGGGCGGTGAGATACAACTATGCCTTGAACTTCCTCCTAGTTTCAAGTTGATAGTCGATG GAAACAAGCAGACCGAATATGACATATCTTTCCTACCTCCTCTGGTGCTTAACTTTGAACTTCCTGCTGACTACCCTTCTTCCTCATCTCCGGTCTATACACTAAGTTCCAAATGGCTGTCAAGGGACCAG aTGACTTCTCTATGCAAGCGCCTGGATGGGCTGTGGGAGGAGAACCAGGGCTGTGTTGTTCTCTTCACATGGATCCAGTTCCTTAAGGAGGAGGCCTTTGCCTTCCTCGACGTCAAGTCTCCCCTGGAGGTGGTCAAGGGGGGCAACGCTCCGGTGGAATGGAAGAGGAGTGAGGCTGGTGTGAAGCGGGCGGGGAGTCTAACCGGGGAGAAGGATAAACTGGAGCCCCTGCTGGAGCTGGACCCCCGTGCTGTCCTGGTGGTTGACCCCCGTACTGATATCCTACCTCAGCTCCTGGACTTTGATGAAGCTCAGCGGCAGAAGGTGTTTGACGCCAAGGCGTTCTGCTGTGGTATCTGCTTCATGGAGAAGCTGGGCTCGGGCTGCCTGTGCTTTAAGGAATGCCAGCATGTGTACTGCAAGACCTGCATGACGGAATACTTCCAGATTCAGATCCGCGACGGCAACGTTCAGTGCCTTAACTGCCCCGAGCCCAAGTGCACCTCCTTGGCTACACCCTCACAG GTCAAGCTCCTTGTCGGGGAGGAGTTGTTTGCGCGTTATGACCGCCTTCTGCTTCAGTCCAGCCTGGATCTGATGGCTGACGTGGTGTACTGCCCTCGCCAGTCCTGCTGCCAGGCTGTGATGGTGGAGCCAGACACCACCATGGGCATTTGCCCTGCCTGCCAGTACGCCTTCTGCACCCTCTGCAAACGGGGATACCACGGCCTGTCCCACTGCAAGGTCACAGCAG ATGAGCTGCGAGGCCTGCGGGATGAGTATATATCTGCCAGTGCTGAGGGGAAGAAGTTCATGGAGCAGCGCTTTGGGAAGCGGGTCATCCAGCGTGCTGTGGAGGAATCCTTCAGCAGGGATTGGCTTAATGAGAACTGTAAAGGCTGCCCTCGCTGTGGCACTAATATACAG AAGGTTGATGGCTGCAACAAGATGACTTGCACCTCGTGTAAGCAGTACTTCTGCTGGCTGTGTCTGGGCCAGCTCACACGTGTCAACCCCTACAGCCACTTCAACAACCCCTCCTCGCCTTGCTTCAACCA GCTGTTCCAGGGTGTGGATATTGATGAAGATGATGCCTTTTGGAGTGATGAAGAGGACTGA